GGCCAATAAGGCAAATTGCTCATTGATAAACTGGGAAGCTAACACCGTATGGGCGGCTTCCACCGCATCGGCTGTGGTAAGGTAATTATCCTCCCCTGTGTTGATCATAATCCCGGCATAGCCGTTGATCATGCGGGAAAACGACTGGTCGATCAAGGTGCGCTGCATATTGATATCCCGAAATAAAATGCCGTAGAGAGCATCGTTCAACATCACATCCAGCCGCTCCAACGCACCCATGGCGGCTATCTCCGGCATACAGAGCCCGGAGCAATAATTGCAGAGGCGGATATAACGCCCTTCTTCCCGGCCCACCTCATCCAGCGCCGCCCGCATCATGCGAAAATTTTGCTGAGTGGCATAGGTACCCCCAAATCCTTCCCGCGTTTCCCCAAAGGGAACATAATCGATCAGAGATTGCCCGGTACTGCGAATAACGGCGACAATATCCGCACCCTGACGGGCGGCGGCACGCCCCTGAATCGCATCCTCGCGAATGTCTCCGGTGGCCACAATCACATACAGATACGGCTGCCGCCCCTCCCCCCACTCTCGCAACAGGCGCTCCCGTTCCCGGCGGCGCACTTCGATCCGATCCAGACCGGTCGTCGCCAGACTCTTCCCCTGTGTTCGGATCACTTCCTCCTCCGCCCATGGCAGCGTCGCCAGATCGATCGTAGCCGTCGCCACCTGTTCCGCCACGGTTTGCGGGCTTACCCTTAATTGTAGCGATGCGTTAATCACCCAGGGGGCCACACCGCAGTCCAACCCTTCCCGTTCTTGCACATGATCCACCAGCACATTGGGCAGAGGGACCCCATCCGCATCTACGCCATCTATTCCCATCAGCCGTAACACCGTCCGCTCAACCGCCACCGTCGTCCGTTCCGCGATAAAATCATCCACCTCCGCCGCAATTCGTTTGGCGGCTTGACGTGCTTTTGTAATCTCCTTCTCATCTAAACGCAGCTTGGGTTTCAATTTTTCGTCCTCCTTTCCACGGTGATTGGTGAAGACAACACATTACGATAACAATTGCACAGCACTGAATCGAAATCGGTAATCGGTAAAAAATTGCGGCGTTGCTCAGTATCCCCTTAACTATAGAGCTGCATGGGACGGGCTGATAAAATACCCCAAGGGCACTTCCGTTTGCGCACCCCTGAGTTGGGAGTTGCACAAAGCAAAAATGCTATCTACCTAAGAATTCCACGGCTTCAGTCGTACGGAGTCTCAACAGTCTCAGTATCGATCGAAAGAGGGTCGGATGACGGCTCAACCTGCTCACTATCTCTGGATTTCAGCCGTCGCTGCGCTTTTTCCAATATCGGCCGCGGGAATCCCAAAGCCTCTGCGATGATCAATGCTTGTCGGGGCACTCCCTCTCCCGCCCCTGGCAGCAGACGATAATCCACCTCCATCGGGCCATCTTCCGCGTTCCAAGCCTGGGGGTTCCGTAATCCGGCCGTACGATAAATATGAATTCCCCCTACTTCCACAACTTCGCTGAAGTGTGTCGCTTGCAACGACCAGATAGAGGAAATCGCAAGCATTTCCGTTACCGCCGTTGCCAGAGCAGACCCCTCTACCGGATTGGTGCCACGGCCCACTTCATCCAGCAACAATAAACCGGCATCCGCTTGTTGTATCGCTTCTGTCAACCGTTTTACTTCTGCACCAAAGGTGCTGAGACCGTCCCGCTCATCCTGTCCATCCCCGATTACGGTCCGGATCCAGGGAAACAAAGGCATCCCACAGGAACGAGCCGGTACAAAAAAACCAAACTGCCCCAGTGCCGCTACCACTCCCACTGTTTTTAGCGCAATTGTCTTGCCCCCCATATTGGGCCCGATCACGACGGTTGTCCCTTTTTTGACGGTAACATCTACGGGAGTGAATGCTGCCCCTTTTTGCTCCAGAGATGCCACTACCGCAGGGTGAACCGCCCCTTTTAAGTGAAAAACGTCACGATCAAGCTGGGGAGGGACGCCGTTCCATTTCCGCGCCAACCGTACACGGGCCCATTGTAGATCGATCCAAACCACTTCCTGCAATACACGCTGCAACCAAGAGAGATAGGGGCGTATCCGTCGAGCGAGAGTGGATAGCACTTCTTGCTCCACCTGTTCCAACTCTTCTTCCGCCTGTTGCCGCTGAACAAGGACATTACGTTCTTCTTCAGTCGTAAGGAGGGAAAACACCCCCTCAAAGGGGGAATCCCGCACCTTCTCAACTTGGGGGTCTGCCATCAGCCCCTCATAGACGGCATTTCCTCGCTCTACTATCCATTCACCGGCGTGATTCCGTTTTACTCCGTATTTTTGCTCAATCGCGCCTGCTCGCTCTTCCCGCACCTCTACCCGCTTTCGTTCACAAGCTGCCACTTCTTGCCTTATATCAGCCAAACGGGGATCAAATGCATCATTGAGGGCAAATGAAGGCTTCCGTATCAGCTCCGGATTGAAGATGCGCAGCACATCTTCCCAGGTTTGCATTTCACTATCAACCCCAACGGCAACTTCTTCCGGCCATGCCGCAATCACTTGCCGTCCATACCAGATCAATCCCTTGAGCCGAAACCAGCCGAGCAACGACGGAACACTCTCTCGTTCCAACTCCGCCACCACCGCTTCCGCATCAGGAATAGAGGTAAGATTCTCCTCAAGTCTTACCTCCCAGTCCGGATCTTGTTCCGCCCGCTTCAGGCAGCGCTCCTGCTCCTGGATACAGCGCTCCCACGCATCTTCGTCACCAGGTTGAAAAGGGGACAGCTCCTTTTTGGCCCGCTGCCCCATCGGGGTTAACGGCTGAAATCGCGCCCACACTTGCGGCCACAAGAGCGCCTGTTGCGATTGCTCATCCATCCATGGCATTGTTCTTCCCCTCCCTCGGCAACAACGAAAACGGCCACCCCTCCTGCTTGACATCCACGATCGGCACAGGGTGTACAATTTTGGCAATCCTTTCCTGCAAGCGATGGGAATCCAGTGTATACCCGTCAGGTGAAACCGGATTGATCCCCCAGGCACGCAACCGCAAAGGTCGTAGATAGAGCAACTTACCACCCATGCGAAACCAACGACGTAAGCTACGGCGGGAGACGAAGCAGCGGGTGGGATCGGACAAAATTAGATCTAGGGGGCTTCCTCGGCCCAGCAATAGCGCTAACGCTGATTCCGTTAAGGCTCCGGGCAGGGCGAGAGCGGTCCATTCTGGTTTATCCAATGTTTGCTGCCATTGCGATTGCTGCATCAACAAAGAAGAAAAAGGGAGAGAAACCACCTCTCCTCCTCGCACCCCCGCCAATCGACCACGGTCACGGGCGTTTTTCCCCGCTTGTTGCAGCAACGGAGAGGTGACCGCTGGTAAAGCAGCAATCGACCACCACTCCGCCACCCGTTCTACCACCGCATCCAATGAGGGACCCAGAGCAGCTCCGGCAACGGCAACCGCCGTATCCGTCAACCAGGGATCACCGGCAGCTTTGCGATCATACGCCCCATCCACCAGAGCCAACAAGATTCCCAACTGCTCCATCCGCTGTAATACCTCCGCTACTCCACGGCTGCGATTCACCCCCGCCAACTTCACGGTTGCCCTTGTGCGGGCACGGGCGATCACCACTGGACCCAGCGGCGAATGGATTCCGGTTTCCTCTACCCATTCCCACTTCCCCGCATTCGGCTCCAGCAGTGAAGCAGCAGTGGCGACCCAGCCGTCAGTAGGAACATGGATCGGCGGTTTTTCCCGTAAGCTCCACACATCCCGCTTTTCACCATCCACACCGACACTGAGGAGGCCGAGGGTGACTCCTTCCATCTCCGCTTGTTTTGCCATCGCGTTAAGCACTGTCGTTTTGCCTACATTTTTGGCTAGACCGAACACAGCACAGGATTGGATCGGTTTCATCACGATTGGACAGTGGTCTTCGGTTTCGGAATCTTACGCTTGCGTCGTTCAAAATCACCACGCCGCTCCTCACGGGTCAACATCTTGGGCTCTAGATTGATCTGATCGTCGGCCATCAAGGAGGCAATGCCGATATTGTGGCCCGCTGCCGCCTGACAGTGTGCACAGTTTTCTTTGTCGTGTTCCTTGTAGTTTTGCGGTTCGGGATAAGAGGTGATCACCCCTTCAAAGTTACGCAAAATCGTCTTTTGCGAGCTTTGGGAGACAACATAATTGGGCATGACCGGAATTTTCCCACCGCCACCGGGAGCATCAACGACAAAGGTGGGAACGGAATAACCCGACGAATGGCCGCGCAGGTATTCCATGATTTCCAACCCTTTGGAAAGGGGAGCGCGGAAATGACCAATCCCTTCCGACAGATCGCATTGATAAATGTAGTAAGGACGAACCCGAATTTTGACCAACTCATAGTTCAACTTCTTCATCACATGGGGACAATCGTTGATACCTGCCAAAATCACCGCCTGATTCCCTAGAGGGACACCGGCGTCGGCCAACATTTCACAAGCCCGTTTCGCTTCGGGGGTGATTTCCTTTGGATGA
This sequence is a window from Desmospora activa DSM 45169. Protein-coding genes within it:
- a CDS encoding lysine 5,6-aminomutase subunit alpha, producing the protein MKPKLRLDEKEITKARQAAKRIAAEVDDFIAERTTVAVERTVLRLMGIDGVDADGVPLPNVLVDHVQEREGLDCGVAPWVINASLQLRVSPQTVAEQVATATIDLATLPWAEEEVIRTQGKSLATTGLDRIEVRRRERERLLREWGEGRQPYLYVIVATGDIREDAIQGRAAARQGADIVAVIRSTGQSLIDYVPFGETREGFGGTYATQQNFRMMRAALDEVGREEGRYIRLCNYCSGLCMPEIAAMGALERLDVMLNDALYGILFRDINMQRTLIDQSFSRMINGYAGIMINTGEDNYLTTADAVEAAHTVLASQFINEQFALLAGLPPAQMGLGHAFEMDPGLEDGFLLELAQAQMARQIFPEAPLKYMPPTKHMTGNIFKGHIQDAMFNLAGIWTGQGVQLLGMMTEAMHTPHIHDRQLALENARYIFNNARHLGDEIQFRPGGRVERRAQEVLAKAVTMLEEVERIGLFQALERGMLADVKRGLTSGKGLGGVVKKGDRYYNPFETEMRRRLDLPQRKEASGNESDTGLEARQTLWRHS
- a CDS encoding MutS-related protein; amino-acid sequence: MPWMDEQSQQALLWPQVWARFQPLTPMGQRAKKELSPFQPGDEDAWERCIQEQERCLKRAEQDPDWEVRLEENLTSIPDAEAVVAELERESVPSLLGWFRLKGLIWYGRQVIAAWPEEVAVGVDSEMQTWEDVLRIFNPELIRKPSFALNDAFDPRLADIRQEVAACERKRVEVREERAGAIEQKYGVKRNHAGEWIVERGNAVYEGLMADPQVEKVRDSPFEGVFSLLTTEEERNVLVQRQQAEEELEQVEQEVLSTLARRIRPYLSWLQRVLQEVVWIDLQWARVRLARKWNGVPPQLDRDVFHLKGAVHPAVVASLEQKGAAFTPVDVTVKKGTTVVIGPNMGGKTIALKTVGVVAALGQFGFFVPARSCGMPLFPWIRTVIGDGQDERDGLSTFGAEVKRLTEAIQQADAGLLLLDEVGRGTNPVEGSALATAVTEMLAISSIWSLQATHFSEVVEVGGIHIYRTAGLRNPQAWNAEDGPMEVDYRLLPGAGEGVPRQALIIAEALGFPRPILEKAQRRLKSRDSEQVEPSSDPLSIDTETVETPYD